From Stenotrophomonas nitritireducens, the proteins below share one genomic window:
- a CDS encoding beta-ketoacyl-ACP synthase III, producing MSKRIYSRIAGTGSYLPEKVLTNDDLTKIVDTTNEWIESRTGIRERHIAAEGETTSDLGYHAAMRALEAAGIEASQLDMIIVGTTTPDLIFPSTACLIQARLGAAGSAAFDVNAACSGFLFALSVADKFIRSGDAKHVLVIGAETLTRIVDWTDRTTCVLFGDGAGAVVLKADEDTGILSTHLHADGSKKELLWDPVGVSVGFDKPGNIIMKGNDVFKYAVKALDSVVDETLQANGLDKSDLDWLIPHQANLRIIEATAKRLDMPMDRVVVTVDKHGNTSSGSVPLALDAAIRSGRVERGQLLLLEAFGGGFTWGSALLRY from the coding sequence ATGAGCAAGCGGATCTACTCGAGGATCGCGGGCACTGGTAGTTACTTGCCCGAGAAAGTGTTGACCAATGACGATCTGACCAAGATTGTCGACACGACCAACGAGTGGATCGAGTCGCGCACGGGCATCCGTGAGCGGCACATCGCTGCCGAAGGCGAAACCACCAGTGATCTGGGCTACCACGCCGCCATGCGCGCGCTGGAAGCGGCAGGCATTGAGGCGTCGCAGCTGGACATGATCATCGTGGGTACCACCACGCCGGATCTGATTTTCCCGTCTACCGCTTGCTTGATCCAGGCCCGTCTCGGTGCAGCTGGTTCGGCGGCGTTTGACGTCAATGCGGCATGTTCGGGCTTTCTTTTCGCCCTGAGCGTGGCTGACAAATTCATTCGCAGCGGTGATGCCAAGCATGTCTTGGTGATCGGTGCGGAAACCCTGACCCGTATCGTCGACTGGACTGACCGCACCACCTGCGTGTTGTTCGGCGATGGCGCGGGCGCCGTCGTGCTCAAGGCCGACGAAGACACCGGCATTCTCAGTACCCATCTGCATGCCGACGGCAGCAAGAAGGAGCTGCTGTGGGATCCGGTTGGTGTGTCGGTCGGCTTCGACAAGCCGGGCAACATCATCATGAAGGGCAACGACGTGTTCAAGTACGCCGTCAAGGCGCTGGACTCGGTGGTTGATGAGACCCTGCAAGCCAATGGTCTGGACAAGTCCGACCTGGATTGGCTGATTCCGCACCAGGCCAACCTGCGCATCATCGAGGCCACGGCCAAGCGCCTGGACATGCCGATGGACCGCGTGGTGGTGACGGTGGACAAGCACGGCAATACCTCGTCCGGCTCGGTGCCGCTGGCACTGGACGCAGCGATCCGTTCGGGTCGTGTCGAGCGCGGCCAGCTGTTGCTGCTGGAAGCCTTCGGCGGCGGTTTCACCTGGGGTTCGGCGCTGCTGCGCTACTAA
- a CDS encoding ArnT family glycosyltransferase — MRGEQRAYVTFLVLWVLVTTAKVLLASQLPLFVDEAFYWQEGQHLAMAYSDLPGLTAWLTRLGVEVAGDNRLGVRLPFLLMGAALPWMVASICTRWFGARMGWRAGSLALLMPLSATLGILAVPDVPMAIAALLCLDAGARLLRGVGAGGALLLACGLLLGALSHYRFIGVIAVGFIALLALPEGRKMLRDPRVWIALSVGVAAWVPLLAWNLDNQDAGLKFQLVERHPWAFQWQGVLFLVIQPLLVTPLLFAAMAVVAGKGVRHAQGGFHHLQWRYFALVGATSTLLIFLLGFFTDVERVSFHWPLPGYLALLVCVPALLSHWSRRWRRTLWAVTSLGLLLAMGYYLFAASPALREHLAGSKYYPRNFAGWQQLAEGVRDELSEMPEDTQLLAGSFKVGAELGFRLNDPNIKVLPHALNDRHGRTAQLALWKLISDGSRSTPVLLVLAPGDQRYRDLLAHYHDVCELVGPLPPPRMVSLDHGFQRFLLFRLPAEKQPGACVTPAMAWVETPLAGQAVDAALEVSGWAFKDGVGLLRVELLLDGRSAGDARYGRAFDVRPFWKISNDPQHPNTGFDARLDTSGLKPGTHWLGLRLHGNDGSVETWAEQPFEIK, encoded by the coding sequence ATCAGGGGTGAACAACGCGCATACGTGACCTTCCTCGTGTTGTGGGTGCTGGTCACCACGGCCAAGGTGCTGCTGGCATCGCAGCTTCCGCTGTTCGTGGACGAGGCGTTCTATTGGCAGGAAGGTCAGCATCTGGCCATGGCCTATTCGGACCTGCCCGGGCTCACCGCGTGGCTCACGCGGCTGGGTGTGGAGGTTGCCGGCGACAATCGGCTGGGCGTGCGTTTGCCCTTCCTGTTGATGGGCGCGGCGTTGCCGTGGATGGTTGCCAGCATCTGCACGCGCTGGTTTGGCGCGCGCATGGGCTGGCGCGCCGGTTCGCTTGCCTTGTTGATGCCGCTGTCGGCAACGCTGGGCATCCTGGCGGTGCCGGATGTGCCCATGGCGATTGCGGCCTTGCTGTGCCTGGATGCGGGGGCGCGCCTGCTGCGCGGCGTCGGTGCAGGCGGTGCGTTGCTGTTGGCCTGCGGCCTGCTGCTGGGCGCGCTGAGCCACTACCGCTTCATCGGGGTGATCGCGGTGGGCTTCATCGCGCTGCTGGCGTTGCCCGAAGGCCGCAAGATGCTGCGTGATCCGCGCGTGTGGATCGCCTTGTCGGTTGGCGTTGCCGCCTGGGTGCCGTTGCTGGCCTGGAACCTGGACAACCAGGATGCCGGGCTCAAGTTCCAGCTGGTCGAGCGTCACCCCTGGGCTTTTCAGTGGCAGGGGGTGTTGTTCCTGGTGATCCAGCCGTTGCTGGTGACGCCACTGTTGTTTGCGGCGATGGCGGTGGTTGCCGGCAAAGGCGTGCGGCATGCGCAGGGCGGCTTCCATCATCTGCAGTGGCGTTACTTCGCGCTGGTCGGTGCGACTTCGACCTTGCTGATCTTCCTGCTCGGCTTCTTCACCGATGTGGAGCGGGTCAGCTTCCATTGGCCGCTGCCGGGTTACCTGGCATTGCTGGTCTGCGTGCCGGCGTTGCTCAGCCACTGGTCGCGTCGCTGGCGGCGCACGTTGTGGGCGGTGACCTCGCTGGGGCTGCTGCTGGCCATGGGCTATTACCTGTTTGCGGCCTCGCCCGCGCTGCGCGAACACCTTGCCGGCAGCAAGTATTACCCGCGGAATTTCGCAGGCTGGCAGCAGTTGGCAGAGGGCGTGCGTGACGAGCTCTCGGAGATGCCGGAAGACACCCAATTGCTGGCTGGCAGTTTCAAGGTGGGCGCGGAGCTGGGCTTCCGCCTCAATGATCCGAACATCAAGGTGCTGCCGCACGCGCTCAATGACCGGCACGGGCGCACCGCACAGTTGGCGCTGTGGAAGCTGATCAGCGATGGCAGCCGCTCCACGCCGGTTTTGTTGGTGCTGGCGCCCGGAGACCAGCGCTACCGCGATCTATTGGCGCATTACCACGACGTCTGCGAGCTGGTGGGTCCGCTGCCGCCGCCACGCATGGTTTCGCTCGATCATGGCTTCCAGCGCTTCCTGCTGTTCCGGCTACCGGCAGAAAAACAGCCTGGTGCCTGCGTGACGCCGGCCATGGCGTGGGTGGAAACGCCGTTGGCAGGTCAGGCAGTGGATGCTGCGCTGGAAGTCAGCGGCTGGGCCTTCAAGGACGGCGTAGGTTTGTTACGGGTTGAGCTGCTGCTGGACGGCCGTAGCGCAGGTGACGCCCGCTACGGACGCGCCTTCGACGTGCGCCCGTTCTGGAAGATTTCCAATGACCCGCAGCATCCCAATACCGGCTTTGATGCACGCCTAGATACATCCGGCCTGAAGCCTGGCACCCATTGGCTGGGGCTGCGTCTGCATGGCAATGACGGCAGCGTGGAAACCTGGGCAGAGCAACCGTTCGAGATCAAATAA
- a CDS encoding Maf family protein, with protein sequence MKPLILASTSRYRAELLNRLRLSFSSAAPDVDESPLPGESPAVLAQRLAGAKAETVARQFPGSWAIGSDQVAELNGQSLGKPGSREAACAQLAAMSGHEVLFHTAVCVSDGTTRHQASDLTRVRFRALQTAEIERYIDTELPLDCAGSFKCEGLGITLFEAIENSDPTALIGLPLIQTARLLRLAGYQLP encoded by the coding sequence ATGAAGCCCCTGATTCTCGCCTCCACGTCACGATATCGCGCTGAATTGCTGAACCGGCTCAGGCTTTCGTTCAGTTCGGCGGCTCCGGACGTCGATGAATCGCCGCTGCCCGGCGAGTCGCCAGCCGTGCTGGCACAGCGTTTGGCGGGCGCCAAGGCCGAAACCGTCGCCCGCCAGTTCCCCGGCAGCTGGGCCATCGGCTCGGACCAAGTTGCCGAGCTGAACGGGCAGTCGCTGGGTAAACCCGGCAGCCGCGAAGCCGCTTGCGCGCAGCTGGCAGCGATGTCCGGCCACGAAGTGCTGTTCCACACCGCCGTCTGCGTGAGCGACGGTACTACGCGCCACCAGGCCAGCGACCTGACCCGCGTGCGCTTCAGGGCCCTGCAGACGGCCGAGATCGAGCGTTATATCGATACCGAGCTGCCACTGGACTGCGCCGGCAGCTTCAAATGCGAAGGACTGGGCATCACCTTGTTCGAGGCCATCGAGAACAGCGACCCTACCGCCCTGATCGGCCTGCCACTGATCCAGACCGCGCGCCTGTTGAGATTGGCCGGCTATCAGCTGCCGTAG
- a CDS encoding AAA family ATPase has translation MTVAPPGMLTEVTLQSLSTAQQQVNSLLLGKAQEVRLAFVALLSSGHLLIEDLPGLGKTTLAHAMASSLGLQFQRVQFTSDLLPADVLGISVYEAHSRSFQFHPGPVFCNLLLADEINRAPPRTQSALLEAMAEQQVTLDGVTHSLPDPFFVIATQNPVDMSGTFPLPDSQLDRFLLRLTLGYPNAEAERALLAGEDRRNLIARVTPCLSEQDLRSLREAVGQVHASDALIDYVQALITRSRQHPGVRVGLSPRAGIALLRAAKAHALLLGRRHVVPEDVQALFIAVAGHRLVGEAEASSGPALARAILHSVQVD, from the coding sequence ATGACCGTGGCGCCGCCCGGAATGCTAACCGAAGTAACACTACAGTCCCTATCGACGGCGCAACAGCAGGTCAATTCCCTACTTCTGGGCAAAGCGCAGGAAGTAAGGCTGGCCTTTGTCGCGCTGCTGTCCAGCGGACATCTGCTGATCGAAGACCTGCCCGGCCTGGGCAAGACCACCCTGGCCCATGCCATGGCGTCCAGCCTCGGCCTGCAGTTCCAGCGCGTGCAGTTCACCTCGGATCTGCTGCCCGCCGATGTGCTCGGCATCTCGGTTTACGAAGCGCACAGCCGCAGCTTCCAGTTCCATCCCGGGCCGGTGTTCTGCAACCTGCTGCTGGCCGACGAGATCAACCGCGCGCCGCCACGCACGCAGAGCGCGCTGCTCGAAGCCATGGCCGAGCAGCAGGTGACCCTGGATGGCGTCACCCACAGCCTGCCAGACCCGTTTTTTGTGATTGCCACCCAGAACCCGGTGGACATGTCCGGCACCTTCCCGCTGCCGGACTCGCAGCTGGACCGCTTCCTGCTGCGCCTGACCCTGGGCTATCCCAACGCCGAAGCCGAGCGCGCCCTGCTGGCTGGCGAAGACCGTCGCAACCTCATCGCCCGCGTCACCCCCTGCCTCTCCGAGCAGGACCTGCGCAGCCTGCGCGAAGCGGTGGGCCAGGTGCATGCCAGCGATGCACTGATTGATTACGTGCAGGCCTTGATCACCCGCAGCCGCCAACACCCCGGCGTGCGTGTTGGCCTGTCACCGCGTGCCGGCATCGCCCTGCTGCGCGCGGCCAAGGCGCATGCGCTGCTGCTTGGCCGCCGCCATGTGGTACCCGAAGACGTGCAGGCCTTGTTCATCGCCGTAGCCGGACATCGCCTGGTCGGCGAGGCGGAGGCCTCTTCAGGCCCGGCCTTGGCACGCGCCATCCTGCACAGCGTGCAGGTGGATTGA
- a CDS encoding YceD family protein has translation MSANVPELLDAWRMVVARRRFDGQVPLSELTRLQGLVADTEGQCTYALEFDRDNILQVAYVDLTIDTELPLICQRTMQRFLLPVSIRQRLGLIKDEDEESALPEEYEALLVPEDGNLRPLDLVEDELVLAVPVVALAPGSEAVEQDFTATEEELSKANPFAALAALKK, from the coding sequence ATGTCCGCGAACGTGCCCGAATTGCTGGATGCTTGGCGGATGGTCGTAGCGCGTAGGCGCTTTGACGGCCAGGTGCCTTTGTCCGAATTGACCCGCCTGCAGGGTCTGGTTGCCGATACCGAAGGCCAGTGCACCTATGCGCTGGAATTCGATCGAGACAACATCTTGCAGGTGGCTTATGTCGATCTGACCATCGATACCGAGTTGCCCCTGATCTGTCAGCGCACCATGCAGCGTTTCCTGCTGCCGGTGTCGATCAGGCAGCGCTTGGGCTTGATCAAGGACGAAGACGAGGAATCCGCGCTTCCAGAGGAATACGAAGCGCTGCTGGTGCCCGAAGACGGCAACCTGCGGCCGCTGGATCTTGTGGAAGACGAGTTGGTGTTGGCGGTGCCAGTGGTAGCGCTGGCGCCAGGAAGCGAGGCAGTCGAACAGGACTTCACCGCGACCGAAGAAGAATTGAGCAAGGCCAATCCCTTTGCGGCATTGGCGGCGCTGAAGAAATAA
- the rpmF gene encoding 50S ribosomal protein L32, whose amino-acid sequence MAVQKSRVTPSRRGMRRAHDALSAKQLSTDPTTGEVHLRHHITADGFYRGKKVITTKSTLVAEED is encoded by the coding sequence ATGGCTGTGCAGAAATCCCGTGTTACCCCGTCCCGCCGCGGCATGCGTCGTGCCCACGACGCCCTGAGCGCAAAGCAGCTGTCCACCGATCCGACCACCGGTGAAGTGCATCTGCGTCACCACATCACTGCTGACGGTTTCTACCGTGGCAAGAAGGTGATCACGACCAAGTCGACCCTGGTCGCTGAAGAAGATTGA